Proteins encoded by one window of Candidatus Hydrogenedentota bacterium:
- a CDS encoding ABC transporter ATP-binding protein, whose translation MAYLEMKNICKCFPGVVANQDVCFTVEQGEIHALLGENGAGKSTLMNILFGLYQQDEGEVFIEGRKVNIRSPKEAIDLGIGMVHQHFMLVRAHTVIENVILGMKQNKHLLDLNKAAKHVQALASKYKISIDPFAKVWQLSVGEQQRLEIVKALYRGAGLLILDEPTAVLAPQEAQELFDTIRQLSNEGHTVIFITHKLDEVLQICDRCTVLRNGCLEAVMRVDEIIDKQQLCNLMVGKNVELTTHKGLVEPGEIVLHVEKLNASNDKGLPALKDVSFRIREGEILGVAGVDGNGQSELVECLTGLRKASSGEIFINGAKTTGMDTRQILELNVSHIPEDRHKRGMVADMSIRENLIMMTYYQDPYCKKGFLNWKHINAHSHELCEQFDVRTPSIEETAGKLSGGNQQKFVVARELDRSPKLLVAMHPGRGLDIGATKYIQTRILEERDKGTATLLVSTELDEVMELSDRIMVMYEGQIMAIFSQQEADRERIGMLMAGVKE comes from the coding sequence ATGGCTTATCTTGAAATGAAAAATATCTGCAAATGTTTTCCTGGGGTTGTGGCCAATCAGGATGTGTGCTTCACAGTGGAACAGGGGGAAATACACGCTCTTTTGGGTGAAAACGGTGCTGGAAAAAGCACGCTGATGAATATTTTATTCGGCTTGTATCAGCAGGATGAAGGCGAGGTATTTATTGAGGGACGCAAAGTCAATATCAGAAGTCCCAAGGAAGCCATCGACCTCGGCATAGGTATGGTACACCAGCATTTCATGCTCGTTCGTGCGCATACAGTGATTGAAAATGTGATACTGGGCATGAAGCAGAACAAGCACCTTTTGGACCTGAACAAGGCGGCCAAGCATGTGCAAGCCCTGGCAAGCAAGTATAAGATTTCCATTGATCCATTTGCAAAGGTATGGCAATTAAGTGTGGGTGAACAGCAGCGGTTGGAGATAGTCAAGGCGCTGTATCGCGGCGCGGGATTGTTGATTTTGGATGAACCTACCGCAGTGCTGGCACCACAAGAAGCGCAGGAACTGTTCGACACGATTCGCCAACTCTCAAACGAGGGACACACCGTTATTTTTATTACCCATAAGCTCGATGAGGTATTACAGATTTGTGATCGCTGTACGGTGCTTCGCAACGGTTGCCTCGAAGCCGTTATGCGCGTGGACGAAATCATCGATAAGCAACAGCTATGCAACTTGATGGTAGGAAAGAATGTGGAACTCACAACCCACAAGGGGCTAGTTGAACCCGGTGAAATAGTGCTGCATGTAGAGAAGCTGAATGCCAGCAATGACAAAGGTTTACCCGCGCTTAAGGATGTATCTTTTCGCATACGCGAGGGAGAAATTTTGGGCGTTGCAGGTGTGGATGGCAACGGACAGAGTGAATTGGTGGAATGCTTGACAGGGTTGCGGAAAGCGTCTTCAGGAGAAATATTCATCAACGGAGCGAAAACAACCGGCATGGACACGCGGCAGATTCTGGAGCTCAATGTCTCTCATATACCGGAAGATCGCCATAAACGTGGTATGGTGGCTGACATGTCCATCAGAGAAAATCTTATTATGATGACATATTATCAGGATCCTTACTGCAAAAAAGGATTTTTAAATTGGAAACACATCAACGCACATTCGCATGAACTGTGCGAGCAATTTGACGTACGTACTCCCTCAATCGAAGAAACAGCAGGAAAGCTCTCTGGCGGTAATCAACAAAAATTCGTGGTGGCCCGGGAATTGGATCGTTCGCCAAAACTCTTAGTGGCAATGCACCCGGGCCGGGGACTTGATATTGGAGCTACCAAATACATTCAAACGCGAATTTTGGAAGAACGTGACAAAGGAACGGCCACCCTCCTTGTCTCCACTGAATTGGACGAAGTGATGGAGTTATCTGATCGTATCATGGTGATGTATGAAGGGCAAATCATGGCGATTTTCTCTCAACAGGAAGCTGACCGTGAAAGAATAGGAATGCTTATGGCTGGAGTGAAAGAATAA